In the Borrelia turicatae 91E135 genome, one interval contains:
- a CDS encoding exodeoxyribonuclease V subunit gamma, whose product MYKIYKTNKVSKIYNKIKELIKNDDIFKKETIIILKSNILSEEIKKYIATLNEVSYNLNVKQNIIKMIYNLSMENHNIKKFLENNTLLLYSETEKFILYHMLKDNKIKNIKQFKSTNNRYIFASKIITLFHKYYSKFPNLIDHWRQNKFLFEDQNKIHYESMQKEMFEKLFENQINLFNLHEKIEQEITEPKQSIETKRIIIIGETREIDRKILHCLQKIFDITVYELILEDTTQIKSAFIDELVPVKIKKCNSSTQIEEETDIQLFEEKNFLASFKNNIIKGTPLLNLDNSFKIIEAKTKKREVEILVNNILHSTQNNHLKINDIVITYLPKDMDIYLPYIEEFLNKYELEFTILDSKDVSKSKSVIALKQLMQLFISNRGTISNFNRKEIIEFLSNTKVMNKFNISISELEYLIKFNDAVNINFGMNDTHKESLSYDKNFLNSWENGFDRFLTSTMFNEKYECNNCQESISFQDPDSIVRLISIIKSLYEDIMYFREQEYTIYEWAEIMDIFIDKYIKLEDNNKIDEYINTRIQYLKNFSRDFNENLYKDYMTKVKDRKVDFALFKIMFEESIEQKAYQSNNQNIGILVASSDKIEYLQKSEIHFLGIHQLNSNIHFDNMNLLNEYYDYVNLEQENISNLIKIIFAASNKFYFYYSLSESLNPDINKPKVINKIINYIKDMGQELKIEIHPSENYDFEYFKYEKANYLINYDTEAFNIAKSLQQGKHPNFKQKRLKLKKQITLRIEDINKAITNPYKYFYEEILNVYIKDISQIGDIKKKQEEQIIDIDNFNYKLMNNLIPIHEYIKNETNEYILEKIDNIIENQIQKGIIPMNIKKTTIKEEFIEKFNEIKNNIVINFQEFFKMQETDITLNKSIFINFEGETIEFKLNGKLKNIYKIDNRYFYVNLEKKDYGQDKIIRKINLYIIGLMLKSSIANIESIQEIRITYKTSKLSLENQYTNETINYLDLTNLLKQIAYISSYPTPIYKDLIQKSLIKIKDINEFPTVLKTQIKYPQKSININKDMEFILQQKDITWCPYYNRFKDTHDLNINDNLEKLLQDFYTKFIKV is encoded by the coding sequence ATGTATAAGATATATAAAACAAATAAAGTAAGCAAGATTTATAATAAAATTAAAGAATTAATTAAAAATGATGACATATTTAAAAAAGAAACCATCATCATTTTAAAAAGTAACATTTTAAGCGAAGAAATAAAAAAATATATAGCAACCCTGAATGAAGTCTCATATAACCTCAATGTAAAACAAAACATAATAAAAATGATATATAATCTCTCAATGGAAAATCACAATATAAAAAAATTTTTAGAAAACAATACATTGCTCCTTTACTCAGAAACAGAAAAATTTATTCTGTATCACATGTTAAAAGACAATAAAATAAAAAATATCAAGCAATTTAAATCGACAAATAACAGATATATCTTTGCATCAAAGATAATAACTTTATTTCATAAATACTACTCTAAATTTCCAAATCTGATTGATCATTGGAGACAAAATAAATTTTTATTTGAAGATCAGAATAAGATTCACTACGAATCCATGCAAAAGGAAATGTTTGAAAAACTATTTGAAAATCAAATCAACCTTTTTAACTTGCACGAGAAAATTGAACAAGAAATAACAGAGCCTAAGCAAAGCATTGAAACAAAAAGAATAATAATAATTGGAGAGACTAGAGAAATTGACAGAAAGATTTTACATTGTTTGCAAAAAATTTTCGACATTACAGTATACGAATTAATACTTGAAGATACAACTCAAATCAAATCTGCCTTCATAGATGAACTAGTACCAGTAAAAATCAAAAAATGCAATTCAAGTACACAAATAGAAGAAGAAACTGATATTCAATTATTTGAAGAGAAAAATTTTTTAGCAAGTTTCAAAAACAATATTATAAAAGGTACTCCTCTATTAAACTTAGATAATAGTTTCAAAATAATAGAGGCAAAAACAAAAAAACGAGAGGTAGAAATTCTAGTAAATAATATTTTACATTCAACACAAAATAATCATCTAAAAATAAACGATATTGTAATAACTTACCTACCAAAAGATATGGACATATACTTACCATACATAGAAGAATTTTTAAATAAATATGAACTTGAATTTACTATTTTAGATTCTAAAGATGTCTCAAAAAGTAAAAGTGTAATAGCATTAAAGCAATTAATGCAACTCTTCATTTCAAACAGAGGAACGATTAGTAATTTTAATAGAAAAGAAATAATTGAATTTTTAAGTAACACAAAAGTAATGAATAAATTCAACATCTCAATAAGTGAATTAGAATACTTAATAAAATTTAACGATGCAGTGAATATTAATTTTGGAATGAATGATACTCATAAAGAAAGCTTATCTTATGACAAGAATTTTTTAAATTCATGGGAAAATGGCTTTGATAGATTCCTCACATCTACAATGTTTAATGAAAAATATGAATGCAATAATTGTCAAGAGAGCATAAGCTTTCAAGATCCAGATTCAATAGTAAGATTAATAAGCATAATAAAAAGCCTATATGAAGACATAATGTACTTCAGAGAACAAGAATATACAATATATGAATGGGCAGAAATAATGGATATTTTCATAGATAAATATATCAAACTTGAAGATAACAACAAAATTGATGAATATATAAACACAAGAATACAATACCTTAAAAACTTTTCAAGAGATTTTAATGAAAACCTTTACAAAGATTACATGACAAAAGTTAAAGACAGAAAAGTTGATTTTGCTCTTTTCAAAATAATGTTTGAAGAGAGCATCGAACAAAAAGCATATCAATCAAACAATCAAAATATAGGTATACTTGTTGCAAGCTCTGATAAAATCGAATATTTACAAAAATCTGAAATTCACTTTTTAGGAATCCATCAATTAAACTCAAACATTCATTTTGATAACATGAACTTATTAAACGAATATTATGACTATGTCAATCTGGAACAAGAGAACATTTCAAATTTAATTAAAATAATCTTTGCAGCATCAAACAAATTCTATTTCTATTACTCACTAAGCGAATCTCTAAATCCAGATATCAATAAACCTAAAGTAATAAATAAGATAATAAATTACATAAAAGATATGGGACAAGAACTAAAAATTGAAATACACCCAAGTGAAAATTACGATTTTGAATACTTCAAATACGAAAAAGCCAATTACCTAATTAACTATGACACAGAAGCCTTTAATATTGCAAAATCACTACAACAAGGCAAACATCCAAACTTTAAACAGAAAAGACTTAAATTAAAAAAACAAATAACACTAAGGATAGAAGACATAAATAAAGCTATAACTAATCCATACAAATACTTTTATGAAGAAATATTAAATGTATACATTAAAGATATAAGCCAAATTGGTGATATTAAGAAAAAACAAGAAGAACAGATTATCGACATTGATAATTTTAATTATAAGCTAATGAATAATCTCATACCAATACATGAATATATAAAAAATGAAACTAATGAATATATATTAGAGAAAATAGATAATATAATTGAAAATCAAATTCAAAAGGGAATAATTCCCATGAACATCAAAAAAACAACCATCAAAGAAGAATTCATAGAAAAATTCAATGAAATTAAAAACAATATTGTTATCAATTTTCAGGAATTTTTCAAAATGCAGGAAACTGACATCACATTAAATAAAAGCATATTCATTAACTTCGAAGGCGAAACAATAGAATTTAAGTTAAATGGAAAACTCAAAAACATATATAAAATAGATAATCGATACTTTTACGTCAATTTAGAGAAAAAAGATTACGGTCAAGACAAAATTATCAGAAAAATCAACCTATACATAATAGGATTAATGTTAAAAAGCTCAATTGCAAATATAGAATCAATTCAAGAAATAAGAATAACTTATAAAACTTCTAAATTATCACTTGAGAATCAATATACAAATGAAACGATAAACTACCTAGACCTTACAAACTTATTAAAACAAATAGCATATATTTCAAGCTATCCTACTCCCATCTATAAGGATTTAATACAAAAAAGTTTAATTAAAATAAAAGACATAAACGAATTTCCAACAGTACTAAAAACACAAATAAAATATCCACAAAAAAGCATTAATATTAACAAAGATATGGAATTCATTCTTCAACAAAAAGACATAACATGGTGTCCATATTATAACAGATTTAAAGACACTCACGATTTAAACATAAACGACAACTTAGAAAAATTACTTCAAGATTTTTATACTAAATTCATCAAGGTATAA
- the recD gene encoding exodeoxyribonuclease V subunit alpha, with protein MRNFLVLREFLKDHKRNYLNPELKIYEIIETLNINIENYYKAHLLTKKIKDKKYEEITIFLIFLFNYLSKGHLRANINLLIKDIQNTIDCAFLEIKDEDQSYQKSINILEELAKITQATKIHEIILHLKENNIMKDLNQNERIITPLILENNIHIYTQKNFREEEELIKKIDQRLKDNKSEITTQRIQNIMNNLNTKDLSEEQINSIKKSLKSNFFILSGGPGTGKTTTINYILKAIDMHLNVKQKVALVAPTGKASQKLKSSLKESFTNLETEYSTVQKLLKMSFINKGNKYDEANPLEFEIIIIDEASMIDLSTFLKLLKAVKRNTKLIITGDKNQLPSIAGGNVYSSLTQIKEISDENVEILKKNFRSNDEINLLAKAIYQEDTNLIDIQLNANKNIILKDINKVNIENELLNHTKDLYKKISNFDLNSLNNKEIESIINALLSNVILCSRNFGKFGTKRINEIIKLYLKKTYGNLIGQIILITQNDYKNDLFNGERGILFRENSKIYALFKREDEKYKRINFNLINKYELSFATTIHKSQGSEYQHVQIIIEDHPFLTKELLYTAITRAKESIKIISSKDIIKNVSLKTIKRDSKISDHIDALK; from the coding sequence ATGAGAAATTTTTTAGTCTTAAGAGAGTTTCTAAAAGATCATAAGAGAAACTATTTAAATCCAGAACTCAAAATTTATGAAATAATAGAAACTTTAAACATAAACATAGAAAATTACTACAAAGCACATTTACTCACAAAAAAAATCAAAGATAAAAAGTATGAAGAAATTACTATTTTTTTAATATTTTTATTTAATTACCTCTCTAAAGGACATTTAAGAGCTAATATTAATTTATTAATCAAAGATATTCAAAATACGATCGACTGTGCTTTCCTTGAAATAAAAGACGAGGATCAATCTTACCAAAAATCAATCAATATACTAGAAGAACTTGCAAAGATTACACAAGCAACAAAAATACACGAAATAATCTTACATTTAAAAGAAAATAATATAATGAAAGATCTTAATCAAAATGAAAGAATCATAACTCCTTTAATATTAGAAAATAATATTCACATCTATACTCAAAAAAACTTTAGAGAAGAAGAAGAACTAATAAAAAAAATAGATCAAAGACTTAAAGATAACAAAAGTGAAATAACTACCCAAAGAATACAAAATATAATGAACAACTTAAACACTAAAGACCTAAGTGAAGAACAAATCAATTCAATCAAAAAATCTTTAAAAAGTAATTTCTTTATACTCAGTGGTGGCCCGGGCACAGGTAAAACAACAACTATCAATTATATTCTAAAAGCAATTGATATGCACTTAAATGTCAAACAAAAGGTAGCCCTTGTAGCACCAACTGGAAAAGCAAGTCAAAAACTAAAATCAAGTCTAAAAGAATCATTTACAAACCTTGAAACAGAATATAGCACAGTACAAAAATTATTAAAAATGTCATTTATCAATAAAGGCAATAAATATGATGAAGCCAACCCCCTAGAATTTGAAATAATAATAATTGATGAAGCATCTATGATAGATTTAAGTACTTTCTTAAAATTATTAAAGGCGGTCAAAAGAAACACAAAACTCATAATAACAGGGGACAAAAACCAGCTTCCATCAATAGCTGGAGGAAATGTATATTCAAGTCTGACACAAATAAAAGAAATAAGTGATGAAAATGTAGAAATACTTAAAAAAAATTTCAGAAGTAACGATGAGATAAATTTATTAGCCAAAGCAATATATCAAGAAGACACAAATCTAATTGATATTCAACTTAATGCCAACAAAAATATAATTTTAAAGGATATAAATAAAGTCAATATCGAAAATGAATTATTAAATCACACAAAAGATTTATATAAAAAAATCTCTAATTTTGATCTCAACTCACTAAACAACAAAGAAATTGAATCAATAATTAATGCTTTGCTTAGCAACGTCATTTTATGCTCAAGAAATTTTGGAAAATTTGGAACAAAAAGAATAAATGAAATAATAAAATTATATTTGAAAAAAACCTATGGCAATTTAATTGGACAAATAATTTTAATTACTCAAAATGATTATAAAAACGATCTATTTAATGGAGAAAGGGGTATTCTCTTTAGAGAAAACTCTAAAATTTACGCTTTATTCAAAAGAGAAGATGAAAAATACAAAAGAATAAACTTTAATTTAATAAACAAATATGAACTTAGTTTTGCAACAACAATACATAAAAGCCAAGGCTCTGAATATCAACATGTACAAATAATCATAGAAGATCATCCATTCTTAACAAAAGAACTACTCTACACTGCAATAACAAGAGCTAAAGAAAGCATAAAAATAATATCAAGCAAAGACATCATCAAAAATGTCAGCCTAAAAACAATAAAGAGAGATTCAAAAATCTCAGATCATATAGATGCATTAAAATAA
- a CDS encoding nicotinate phosphoribosyltransferase, with protein MKNLSLFTDFYELSMMNAYFIKNINPKVKFEMFFRKTPFKNGYIILAGIHTLINALKELHFRDEEIEYLDSLQYFDKKFLKYLKTFRLNIKISSIEEGRIVFPHEPILIIEGNLIELLLIEGLVLNTINFESLIATKTARIKEAGAKNLAEFGLRRAQGINGALSASKAAYIGGADFTSNVLAGYKYNIPVIGTMAHSWIMSFKNEEEAFWEYAKIYPNNVSLLIDTYDTLNSGLKNAIKVFKALKSKGSKNFSVRIDSGDLEYLSKQVRKTLNENGLSEVKIIISNELDEEIIMYLNSIHAPIDFWGVGTNLVTAKGESNLSGVYKMTSIQQNGKFIPKMKMSNNINKATLPSQKGVVRIYSNEQMIFDLIFLKEEEEEIKKMLSLKKEFTIFHPIQDNTFKEIKTYESFEFLINTVFENNKICQTCELSLEHIRARVQSDLKNIDHTHKRLINPHIYKVSITEKLKNLRNKLIKENKKL; from the coding sequence ATGAAAAACTTATCACTATTTACAGACTTTTATGAACTCTCAATGATGAATGCTTACTTCATAAAAAATATCAATCCAAAAGTCAAATTTGAAATGTTTTTCAGAAAAACGCCATTTAAAAATGGATACATAATTTTAGCAGGAATTCACACATTAATTAATGCTTTAAAAGAATTACATTTCAGAGACGAAGAGATTGAATATCTAGACAGTTTACAGTATTTTGACAAAAAATTTTTAAAATACTTAAAGACATTTAGATTAAACATAAAAATAAGCTCAATAGAAGAAGGAAGAATCGTTTTTCCCCATGAACCCATACTAATCATTGAAGGAAATCTAATTGAACTCTTACTCATAGAAGGACTGGTATTAAATACAATAAATTTTGAAAGCCTAATTGCAACTAAAACAGCAAGAATTAAAGAAGCCGGGGCTAAAAATCTAGCAGAATTTGGTCTTAGAAGAGCGCAAGGAATTAATGGCGCACTCTCAGCAAGTAAAGCTGCTTACATAGGAGGTGCTGATTTTACAAGCAATGTACTTGCAGGATATAAATACAATATTCCTGTCATTGGCACAATGGCTCACAGCTGGATAATGAGTTTTAAAAATGAAGAAGAGGCCTTTTGGGAATATGCGAAAATATATCCAAATAATGTAAGTTTGTTAATTGACACTTATGATACACTTAACAGTGGTCTTAAAAATGCAATAAAAGTTTTCAAAGCATTAAAGAGCAAAGGAAGCAAAAATTTTTCTGTTAGAATTGACAGTGGTGATCTTGAATACTTAAGCAAACAAGTTAGAAAAACACTTAATGAGAATGGGCTATCTGAAGTAAAAATTATTATATCAAACGAACTTGATGAAGAAATTATTATGTATTTAAACTCAATTCATGCGCCTATCGACTTCTGGGGAGTAGGAACCAATCTAGTTACTGCAAAAGGAGAATCCAATCTCTCAGGAGTCTACAAAATGACATCAATTCAACAAAACGGCAAATTTATTCCTAAAATGAAAATGTCAAATAACATTAATAAAGCAACACTACCCTCTCAAAAAGGAGTTGTCAGAATATACTCAAATGAACAAATGATTTTTGATCTAATTTTTTTAAAAGAAGAAGAAGAAGAAATAAAAAAAATGTTAAGCTTAAAAAAGGAATTTACAATTTTCCACCCTATACAAGACAATACATTCAAAGAAATAAAAACATATGAAAGCTTTGAATTTTTAATAAATACAGTTTTTGAAAACAACAAAATTTGTCAAACCTGCGAATTAAGTCTCGAACATATAAGAGCAAGGGTTCAAAGTGATCTTAAAAATATCGATCATACACATAAAAGGCTCATAAATCCACACATATATAAAGTAAGCATTACAGAGAAATTAAAAAATCTAAGAAACAAACTCATTAAAGAAAACAAAAAACTATAA
- the recB gene encoding exodeoxyribonuclease V subunit beta: MKEIIDKIKYNEKILIEASAGTGKTYILENTITNLLINKTYSPSEILVLTFTKKATEEMHIRILKSIENAYQNSQTDKSLKKIYEQSNKIFISTINKFALHSLNNFQIETEHFVRYSVKENFTSEIDEIVYEFLRKADSLKKELTIKDDEFEIFKSKFKTTKDMIQYIRQGYKRDKTQELGDWIKTQTIFKKMLTNQDRLIHEYNSIVEALNKMTMEEKRTFLNKHNQGIKISEIKYSNEKDIVKITDILANNKFFSKIIESNLKKNVTLLPKELKIQTALRELSHKTNTNKEDKNTLKRFINLKIEYKILKYIEKELANIINATNTIDQKHIMLNFKKHLESRDNKLLNSIKNRYKIILIDEAQDLNLIQIEIFKLLNSCGIKLIFIADPKQIIYTFRNADISYYNQGIKDQIKDNAKITLLTNYRSNKKLVEPLNIMFDNIYNKTHTAKIEQIEFTKSKTESKNDENKIFINDQEIEAINIIETESEDENILQKTAITIKYLLTNGKIYDNNKLRQIKESDIKVLCRTSKEIDLIDKELKNQNIKTNKIEESFFKTKEFSEIFYLIKCFDRKQNFQTLNYILTSKIINLPWELYLSLLEKNEIKHIEAAISDIIYLLENQEITLIKAIDEIISKKDLWLNLAKFFNNTTFTEFAQSKKSYRETLINEKKFEELKNYEISLDFISKIYYEDKTIESLICTLEDLILNKDTEQDEEQITTQGDQSIEILTIHKSKGLSINIVFLIGDIQHNDNLMKKSDTFYKFCLENRIKYDFLKLKENQQSAKHKILNEEKNIFYVGTTRSRFALFIINKGTIINKMLDLAKIKTIDKINLDFNVYNLIKTHKFNKLEKNDNKEIKLIPPTPINKHLFRREYTHSYTSLASSYKSTYHANQETRDDETYDNDANCTEETLPKGKDIGNILHVIMKDINFSDAKDDFNNFQKINIALIQKRIEHFNSKLNTPKIQEMLIKMIYNILNTKIRFIDARLCDIQELQKEMEFLIKIDTKIYEQKSLFKNYNKLDLTFNEGYIKGIIDLIFKINNKVYILDYKTNYLGANLKDYNLTNLKKKMKQEKYDLQYKIYALGTKKILFKNPEEYNKYFGGVIYLFTRAFQKNIKEQSKTQNGIYFTIPNFKELDLEQIYLQLKY, translated from the coding sequence ATGAAAGAAATAATAGATAAAATCAAATACAACGAAAAAATATTAATTGAGGCTTCAGCAGGAACTGGAAAGACCTACATACTTGAGAATACTATTACAAACTTACTAATAAATAAAACATACTCTCCAAGCGAGATTCTAGTGCTAACATTCACAAAAAAAGCAACAGAAGAGATGCATATTAGAATATTGAAATCAATTGAAAATGCATATCAAAATTCACAAACAGATAAATCTTTAAAAAAAATTTACGAACAATCAAATAAAATATTTATCTCAACCATAAACAAATTTGCACTACATTCTCTAAACAACTTTCAAATCGAAACAGAACACTTTGTCAGATACAGTGTAAAAGAAAATTTTACATCAGAAATAGACGAAATAGTTTATGAATTTTTAAGAAAAGCGGATTCATTAAAAAAAGAATTAACAATCAAAGATGATGAATTTGAAATCTTTAAGTCTAAATTTAAAACTACAAAAGACATGATTCAATATATAAGACAAGGGTATAAAAGAGACAAGACACAAGAACTTGGGGATTGGATAAAAACTCAAACGATTTTTAAAAAAATGCTTACAAATCAAGATAGATTAATTCATGAGTATAACTCAATAGTCGAAGCATTAAACAAAATGACTATGGAAGAAAAAAGAACTTTCCTAAATAAACATAATCAAGGAATTAAAATATCAGAAATAAAATATAGTAATGAAAAAGATATAGTGAAAATAACAGACATACTTGCAAACAACAAATTTTTTTCGAAGATAATAGAATCCAATCTTAAAAAAAATGTCACTCTCTTACCTAAGGAACTAAAAATACAAACCGCTTTAAGAGAACTTAGCCATAAAACAAATACAAATAAAGAAGATAAAAACACACTAAAAAGATTTATTAACCTAAAAATCGAATATAAAATACTTAAATATATAGAAAAAGAACTTGCAAATATCATTAATGCAACAAACACAATAGACCAAAAACATATAATGCTAAACTTCAAAAAACACCTGGAATCTCGTGATAACAAACTATTAAATTCAATAAAAAACAGATATAAAATAATACTAATAGATGAAGCACAAGATTTAAACCTAATACAAATAGAAATATTTAAACTACTTAATTCTTGTGGCATAAAACTAATATTTATAGCCGATCCTAAGCAAATAATTTATACATTTAGAAATGCTGATATATCATATTATAACCAAGGTATAAAAGATCAAATAAAAGATAACGCAAAAATAACCTTACTAACAAATTACAGATCAAATAAAAAATTAGTTGAACCTTTAAATATTATGTTTGATAATATCTATAATAAAACACACACAGCTAAAATCGAACAAATAGAATTTACCAAGTCAAAAACAGAGTCTAAGAATGACGAAAATAAAATTTTTATAAATGATCAAGAAATAGAAGCAATAAACATAATAGAAACTGAAAGTGAAGATGAAAATATTTTACAAAAAACAGCTATAACAATAAAATATCTACTAACAAACGGAAAAATTTATGATAACAATAAACTTAGACAAATTAAAGAATCAGACATAAAAGTACTTTGCAGAACAAGTAAGGAAATAGATTTAATAGATAAGGAACTTAAAAATCAAAATATAAAAACGAATAAGATCGAAGAATCATTCTTTAAGACGAAAGAATTTAGCGAAATATTTTACCTTATAAAATGTTTCGACAGAAAACAAAATTTTCAAACTCTAAACTATATCTTAACTAGCAAAATAATAAACCTTCCGTGGGAGTTATACCTAAGTCTACTTGAAAAAAATGAAATAAAACACATAGAAGCAGCCATTAGTGACATAATATATTTACTTGAAAATCAAGAAATAACATTAATAAAAGCAATAGATGAAATCATATCAAAGAAGGATTTATGGCTCAATTTGGCAAAATTTTTTAATAATACTACATTTACTGAATTTGCACAATCAAAAAAAAGCTACAGAGAAACCCTAATAAATGAGAAAAAATTTGAGGAACTTAAGAACTACGAAATAAGTCTAGACTTTATTTCCAAAATTTACTATGAAGATAAAACCATAGAATCATTAATATGCACTCTAGAAGATCTAATACTCAATAAAGATACTGAACAAGATGAAGAGCAAATCACTACCCAAGGTGATCAATCCATAGAAATACTGACAATTCATAAATCAAAAGGACTAAGTATTAATATCGTATTTCTCATAGGTGATATTCAACACAATGATAACTTAATGAAAAAATCAGATACATTTTATAAATTTTGCTTAGAAAATAGGATAAAATATGATTTTTTAAAATTAAAAGAAAATCAACAATCTGCCAAACATAAGATTTTAAATGAAGAGAAAAATATTTTTTATGTAGGAACAACACGATCAAGATTCGCACTATTCATTATCAATAAAGGCACAATAATAAATAAAATGTTAGATCTAGCAAAAATAAAAACAATCGATAAAATAAATTTAGACTTTAATGTATACAATCTGATTAAAACCCATAAATTCAATAAATTAGAAAAAAATGATAACAAAGAAATAAAATTAATCCCTCCAACACCAATAAACAAACATTTATTTAGAAGAGAATATACACATAGCTATACAAGTCTTGCATCAAGCTATAAATCAACTTACCATGCAAATCAAGAAACAAGAGATGATGAGACTTATGACAATGATGCTAATTGTACTGAAGAAACACTCCCAAAGGGTAAAGATATTGGTAATATTTTACATGTCATAATGAAAGATATAAATTTTAGCGACGCAAAAGATGATTTTAACAATTTTCAAAAAATCAATATTGCTCTTATACAAAAAAGAATCGAACATTTCAATTCAAAGCTAAATACACCCAAGATACAAGAAATGCTAATAAAAATGATTTATAACATATTAAATACAAAAATCAGATTTATTGACGCAAGACTGTGTGATATTCAAGAATTACAAAAAGAAATGGAATTTTTAATCAAGATAGATACAAAAATTTATGAACAAAAGTCTCTCTTTAAAAATTACAACAAGTTGGATTTAACATTTAATGAAGGATATATAAAGGGAATCATTGATCTTATATTTAAGATAAATAATAAAGTATACATTTTAGACTATAAAACAAATTATCTTGGAGCAAATTTAAAAGATTATAATTTAACGAACTTAAAAAAGAAAATGAAACAAGAAAAGTATGACTTACAATATAAAATTTACGCACTAGGAACAAAAAAAATACTCTTTAAAAATCCAGAAGAATATAATAAATATTTTGGAGGAGTAATATATCTCTTTACAAGAGCATTTCAAAAAAATATTAAAGAACAATCTAAAACACAGAATGGGATTTATTTCACCATACCAAATTTCAAAGAATTAGATTTAGAACAAATATATTTGCAATTAAAATATTAA